The genomic interval GCTGTAGGGAATTTATGTGGGGATTAAATGAGGAtctagtccccccccccccccgcccctttGCTGTAGATTAgcctctgcttcttttttttttaaagaaagcagtTGGATTAAAAtgtggtgtgttgttgttttataaaCTTGCACCAATATTTTGATCGatgattttgatattttaaagcCCTCCCTTGCTGTCTTTTCTCCTAAACCTGCGTTGTGTTTGACACGAGAGACTGAAATATGTGGGCTGCAATTTTCTATATGTTATAAATTACTATGTGAAAgacgtttattttttaaatatattgcttcaattttattttacattattctaCTGGGACATAACCCTCACACATAACCCAGTCTCTGCATGTTATAACAGCCCCTTACTGCTTACATTTAGGAATTATGAATATCAAAGAATGAGTATCTGAGATGCGGTGATTAAAGCTATAAATAATACTCTTGGTAAGTGATTTTTCTTTAGCTgcaaaaactgttaaaaacacTTTGGATAAGTTGTAGGATTGTTGTTTTTGAGACTACTGGAGGGGAAAAATGTTAGGCTATATTTTCACCGCTAAATCGAGTCAACGAGATCATCCGTCTCCATGAACGGTGTCTCGGTTATTTTGAATCATACACACCCCATATTCTCAGCCGATTGCATTGGAACTACTTTCTTCAGAAGAAATCTATCAATGACTTCAGATGATCCTGAACAGCTCTGACTCTTATGTCaagaaacatgttgttgatTTTGACAGATGTCATTATTAAACACTTTTTACAAAATgagcagataaaaaaacacaattaattgATCATGTGGAAACAGACattaagagacagaaaataagaataTGTGCAATGCCAGAAGATACCACAAGGGGCAAACTAGAGAAATAGAAAGAGTAGCTGCAAGCACAATAAACTTTAGCTCcttgaaatatgaaaataaataccTGGGGTGcgagtagcctagtggttaatgtGCACACTCCTGAACGGAGGCTCGAGTCCTCTGAGTGGGCgacccaggtttgaatctgacctgtggctcctttcccccaaGGAAAATCCTGCAAGGAGAATTTCTGTCActgttgggacagacaataAAGATGATCTTATCTTATGtaattccccactttctctcctgatttctgactttattcacTGCCCTGTCTCTAATAAAGACACTTAAAGTCCATAAATAATCCttgtaaaaatctgaaaactatctgcattttttttactcactaCAAGCAATTCAGTCCTTACTTTTGGCTTGTTACAGCTTGAAATAAGAAGCTAAATTTAACTGGACTTAACAGATAACTTTTTAAGGGTAACCACTTACTTTTGCcaagaaattagacaaatacgTTTGGTCAGATTTGAGTTTTGGGAGTGTGAATTTGTGATCATAGGTGCACTGGTCCTTTATCTCTGATGTGTCTTGTCATACTTTATGTTCACCAGAACTTCTGTTTAAAAGTTGTTCATAAAAAAGCAGGCTCTATATGTATCATGTTTTTGAAGTCTATGCCACCATGAGGAACCTCAGTAAGGCTGGAGCGCTGATCGAGGAAGCGGGCCGGTCTCTGGGCAGGACTTTGGAGATCAAACAGCTGGACGTGTGTGATGAGGACTCCATCAAAGCCTGCGTGGACAGCCTGCCTGAGCGCAGGGTGGACATTCTGAGTAAGCCTGAAACAtctaatatattatataatcttttttaaattctaaggTTTGGattgtcaatgtttttttgttgcatcaaTTATACTTGTCATTCTTGACTTCCTTGTCACAGTAAGTAATGCAGGGATGGGTCTGATTGGACCCATCGAGTGTCAGTCTATCGATGAGATGAAGACAGTCATGGACACCAACTTCTTTGGGCTTGTGCGGCTGCTGAAGGAAATCCTACCtgacatgaagaggaggaaaaaaggacATATAGTGGTGATCAGCAGCGTCATGGGAATTCAGGGTGCGACTGGTTGCATCatgtcagagtttgttttttggtgCATGAATACCATTAGTAGTTTCTgaatctgctctgtttttaaggTATTTTATTCAACGACGTCTACGCAGCATCCAAGTTTGCAGTGGAGGGCTTCTGTGAAAGCTTAGCAGTGCAAGCCATGAGGTTCAATCTCAAGTAAGATACAAATAAGTGAATGCTCCTTCTGCAAGCCTGCAGACATGAAACGTTTTCTCACTGAGATCCAGACAAGCAGGATTCAGTAAGGGAAACAGTAGTGTACTTCATGCCAGCAATTCTACACTTGTCTGTCTGCATACTCACATTGCACAACCAGATCATCCATTGTGTAACCACTGAGGGGAAAATATGCCAGCCAAAGTATGTCATGGCAGACCAACCACAGCACACCCTCGTCTGAGGGCAAGTCCTAACACACTATCCGTCAGTAACCTAATATTAAAATGGATAACTCTGCAGGGTGGTGTCAGAAAGGAGctacacttttttttgccacagcATATCAAATGTAAAATGCACTTTATTATGTTCGTTATATGCATTGCTTTTTTCTGTCCTCAGTATCAGCCTGATAGAGCCAGGTCCAGTGATAACAGAGTTTGAGCGTAAAGTCTATGACGAGGGTCTAAAGACTGATCTCAGCAAAGCTGACAAAGTGACTGCTGACATGTTCTCAAACATCTACCTGAAGAACTACAAGCAAATCTTTGAAACCCTCGGGCAGACTGCAGAGGACGTAGCAGAGGTAGAGTAATGCTCATCTGAATATCCTTAGCTTTATTGCtttgatagttttttttgttaccatAATCAGTTCTTAaggtttctgtgttttcctcccagcacacacacaagatcATCACCATGGAGAATCCTCCTTTCCGTCATCAGACAAACACGCTCTACACCCCGATGACCACACTCAAATATGCCGACCCCAGCGGTGACCTCCCAATTGACACGTTTTACAAAATGGTGTTTGAACACGACAAGGTCTTCAACGCCAGTCTGAACTTCATCAAACTTTTACGCTGGAGAAGTCGTAAGAGCTTTACTTTGGAAAAGGACAAGAGCAACTAATAGATTTCTGAGTTTTGCTATAATAATCCATGTCCAGCTTTCCCTGTTATTTTCCTTTATTATGTTTGAAAAAGTTTGACTTCTTTGTCCTGAGAAGGTGAAACACAGATtattgagaaataaaaatatgaaatatgtttgTGCAGCTCGTTTTATGTGTGTCTGAAGCACCTGCTGCAGGTTTTAAACCACACCCCAGAACATTCAGCCAACGACCATAACTCTCTTAACTCGTTAATCCTCCAAGCCCCATGTTACACAAATGTGAGCATGTAAGCAGAACTATGAAGGTCAGTGTGGAGGTCAGTGTAGAGCTTTAAGTCAGATACAGTAGCCATGCTGTCTCTTTGAGGGATGATGTGCACTTTTCAGACATAAAGGacattcattttgtgtctttgtaaaccattttttaagatgtataCTAAGTGGTTGGGACAATGGCTTATATTTAGTCTAATCAGACACGGCTTAGTATGTTCACTCTGACTTAAAGATAAACTTTTAATAAACAGTTATGTATGAGGGTTGTCAGAGAATAGGAACAATGGGgtgtggaaaatgaaaaagaaaagggtaaAACAGATATAGAAAAGAAACCAACAAAAAGGgaccctctttttttaaagaatagaaTGCCTTTATTGTTACGGCACGGTCATGCTTTAAGACCTTAAACCCAACTTGTACACTATTAGGCATCAAGCCTTTGTCACAAGAGGTAATAAATAGTTCTGCACCGATGGGAATTTTCCACTTTCTGCTCCATGGAGTTGTGGCCTGCAGAAAGGTGTCAACacataaaaactatttttaaaaaaacgcCATCTGCTGGGATATTTACGTATTGACAAGTCAATGCCTTTCATTGCTGCTTGAACATTTTAGACTTCCTGAATAAGGCTGGATGCTAAATTGTGACAAATTGTTGGTCTACATGACCATGCCATGATTATAAAGGGATTTCAAGTGGTTAATCAATCTTCTATGGACCTGTTATGAACAATAAGAAGTGAAAATTATTCTCATCCTTGGAAAATCTTAGGcctacataataataataataataataaaataataataataataatacattttatttataagcgctcttaaaaactcaaagacactttacaatagttaaaaacataaagaacagcacagtaaggacagactaacatacattgcaacattacacacaaatcaaaagataacaacaataaaggtaaaactacagaaaacaggaaatacatcacaatcatacattaaatcatacattaaatcatacattaaaagtaaaaaaaatatcccagCAGATAGCCTATACACAAATCTAAGCACATAAAGTGAAATTCCAGGCAATGCATATTTTTCCTTCTAAAAAAGCCATTAAGTGATGAGAAATTAAATGCAAGGACACTTTTAGTATAAGAATAGAAATTAGATAGAAAATCAATTGAGGGACTCTCCAACCATCATGTTTGTCCGTACGTTTGTCcgttctcctcttcctctttttctctcctaacAATGATAAATAATTACCTCtccattttcctcttttgaCTTTCATTTGCAAACTTTGGTATCCATAGCATCAATGTGTGCTTAGCAGGACAAcaacagtgagtgctgtcagatggggccactTAGGGAGAGTGTCTCCTGTCAttgaaaaatgtacacattttgaACCTCTGcggtggtttaaagtttgtcctTAAGGGCCCCACAGTCTGATCCGTGactaataatgataatgattccacaatttcccagtttgggatcaataaagtaattgtattctattctaataaataaaagaaaagagcagctAGTTGTAATACTCGCTGGGTCCAGTAGATGGGGCTAAACACCAGAAAGGCCTCTTCAAACACCTGTGGTTGATGCCGCTTCCGGTTCATTGTTTGACGCTGTATCCGGACGCTAAGCTAATGTTTCTTGATTAAAGAAAGTCTACCAGAACTGCTGATagctttaaaatagtttgaatttCATCGGTCAATTAGAGAAAGCGTAACTCAGTGCTGGTGTTGGAGCTTTATTTGTACTCGCTGTGTTTACCCAGCCAGCTGTTTATCCACATGTGGTCGGGTGGTTTCATTGTTAGCCTAGCATTAGCCATGCTCTCAGGCTAAGCGCTCACTCGTCTGCTGGGTTGCGGCAGGGACCAGAGCTGCTAGCTAGCTAGGTGGCTAGCTAGCTAAGCTGTTTGAAGTATTAACCTATTTctttcatctctctttttttgtgtttatatatctTTTGGCTGTTCGTCGCATTACgtgcaccagctgctctttttttctggcaACACGAAGCTTCAAGTGGCTAAAGTTAGCAGCCGGCTACGTCACTTCAGGTGTTGACATTTAAATAGGTGTTGACGTGAAGTTGTCTGAGCAGGTGATATTACCTCCTGCGGT from Labrus mixtus chromosome 3, fLabMix1.1, whole genome shotgun sequence carries:
- the zgc:109982 gene encoding retinol dehydrogenase 8 — translated: MNQKVVLITGCSSGIGLALAARIAKDEKKRFMVYATMRNLSKAGALIEEAGRSLGRTLEIKQLDVCDEDSIKACVDSLPERRVDILISNAGMGLIGPIECQSIDEMKTVMDTNFFGLVRLLKEILPDMKRRKKGHIVVISSVMGIQGILFNDVYAASKFAVEGFCESLAVQAMRFNLNISLIEPGPVITEFERKVYDEGLKTDLSKADKVTADMFSNIYLKNYKQIFETLGQTAEDVAEHTHKIITMENPPFRHQTNTLYTPMTTLKYADPSGDLPIDTFYKMVFEHDKVFNASLNFIKLLRWRSRKSFTLEKDKSN